In the Flagellimonas sp. HMM57 genome, one interval contains:
- a CDS encoding RNA polymerase sigma factor: MIAEEALVKELKQKDSQAKAFEVLVNTYKERLYWHIRRIVLNHDDADDVLQNTFIKVYKNIDGFKGDSKLYSWMYRIATNESLTFLKQKSKKMGISNEELKTALVENLQSDVYFEGDEIQLKLQKALATLPDKQKLVFTMKYFQEMKYEDISEVLETSVGALKASYHLAVKKIETYLKSD, from the coding sequence TTGATTGCTGAGGAAGCCTTAGTCAAAGAATTAAAACAGAAAGATAGCCAAGCAAAGGCCTTTGAAGTGTTGGTCAATACTTACAAAGAACGATTGTATTGGCATATTCGTAGAATTGTCTTAAATCATGACGATGCCGATGATGTGCTTCAAAACACGTTCATCAAAGTATATAAGAATATTGATGGTTTTAAAGGCGATAGCAAGCTCTATTCTTGGATGTACCGTATTGCAACCAATGAGTCTTTGACTTTTTTAAAACAGAAGTCCAAAAAAATGGGGATTAGTAATGAGGAGCTTAAAACGGCTTTGGTAGAAAATTTGCAGTCGGATGTCTATTTTGAAGGAGATGAAATTCAGTTAAAATTGCAAAAAGCACTGGCAACCCTTCCTGATAAGCAGAAATTGGTTTTTACCATGAAATATTTTCAGGAAATGAAATATGAAGACATTTCAGAAGTCCTCGAAACATCCGTAGGGGCATTAAAGGCTTCCTATCATTTGGCGGTTAAAAAGATTGAAACCTATCTTAAATCAGATTAA
- a CDS encoding ABC transporter ATP-binding protein, protein MNYFKKILQFAVPYRKYGFLNIFFNILYALFSALSFAALIPMLDVLFKPEEKVFEEPEYPGFAGLKDYLQDYINFRVTAYSGDDDMKGLVLVIGLVLVLFLLKNAFNYCAMYFITFLRNGVLKDIRNKMYRKIVDLPISYFSEKRKGDVIARITSDVLEIQHSFLSVLELIVREPLTILFTILIMFGISTKLTIFVFVFIPIAGMIISRIGKSLKKQSDKVQKEQGEFLSIVEETLSGLRVIKAFNSESRFYNTFKASTSRFFKFSNSLLNRQNLASPTGEFLGILVIGVLLWFGGKMVLVDKTLDASSFIAYMGLAYNILTPAKAISKASYGVRKGNAAAERVLEVLESENPISDSGNALEKLNFTDDVTLKDVSFKYEEDYVLKDFNLKVKKGHTVALVGQSGSGKSTIANLVTRFYDVNKGEILIDGTNIKDITKKSLRGLMGLVTQDSILFNDTVKNNIGLGKEGASEDEIIEAAKVANAHDFIVELPNGYDTNIGDSGNKLSGGQKQRLSIARAVLKNPPIMILDEATSALDTESERLVQDALENMMKNRTSLVIAHRLSTIQNADSIVVLSKGKIVEQGTHDELMKSQKGYKKLVEMQSFTV, encoded by the coding sequence ATGAATTACTTTAAGAAAATCCTCCAATTTGCGGTACCGTATCGTAAATATGGGTTTCTGAATATTTTTTTCAATATTCTCTATGCACTTTTTAGTGCACTTTCTTTTGCAGCATTGATTCCTATGTTGGATGTGCTGTTCAAACCAGAAGAAAAGGTCTTCGAAGAGCCAGAGTATCCTGGTTTTGCTGGTTTAAAAGACTATTTACAGGACTATATCAATTTTAGGGTCACCGCGTATTCAGGGGACGATGACATGAAAGGATTGGTTTTGGTCATTGGTCTTGTGCTCGTTCTTTTCCTGCTAAAAAATGCATTCAATTATTGTGCAATGTATTTTATCACCTTTCTAAGAAATGGTGTTTTAAAGGATATCCGCAATAAAATGTACCGTAAAATTGTGGATTTGCCCATTTCCTATTTTTCAGAAAAACGAAAAGGTGACGTTATCGCACGAATAACATCGGATGTATTGGAAATTCAGCATTCTTTCTTGTCCGTTTTGGAGTTGATCGTTAGGGAGCCTTTAACAATCTTGTTTACGATACTGATCATGTTTGGAATTAGTACGAAACTGACCATTTTTGTTTTTGTCTTTATCCCTATTGCTGGAATGATTATCTCAAGAATTGGCAAATCACTCAAAAAACAGTCGGATAAGGTACAAAAGGAACAAGGTGAATTTCTTTCTATAGTAGAAGAAACCCTGAGCGGGCTTCGGGTCATCAAAGCTTTCAATTCCGAGTCGAGATTTTACAATACATTTAAAGCTTCCACCAGCCGATTTTTCAAATTCTCAAACTCTTTGCTGAACAGACAAAACCTAGCATCACCCACAGGTGAATTTTTAGGAATTTTGGTTATTGGCGTCTTGTTGTGGTTTGGAGGTAAAATGGTATTGGTAGATAAAACTCTGGATGCCTCTTCTTTTATTGCATACATGGGACTGGCCTACAACATCCTCACCCCGGCCAAAGCTATAAGTAAAGCTTCCTATGGAGTTCGCAAGGGAAATGCAGCCGCAGAACGGGTATTGGAAGTACTTGAGTCTGAAAATCCAATATCCGATAGTGGGAATGCTCTTGAAAAATTGAACTTCACTGACGATGTAACCTTAAAAGATGTTTCCTTTAAATATGAGGAAGACTACGTTTTAAAGGATTTTAATCTAAAGGTGAAAAAAGGCCATACGGTAGCACTCGTGGGACAATCCGGTAGTGGCAAAAGTACTATTGCCAATCTTGTCACCCGCTTTTATGATGTGAACAAAGGTGAAATTTTAATTGATGGAACCAACATTAAGGATATCACCAAAAAATCGTTGAGAGGTTTAATGGGATTGGTCACCCAAGATTCCATTTTGTTCAACGATACCGTGAAAAATAATATTGGCCTTGGAAAAGAAGGGGCTAGCGAAGATGAGATTATTGAAGCTGCCAAAGTTGCCAATGCCCATGATTTTATTGTGGAATTGCCGAACGGTTATGATACCAATATCGGAGATAGCGGAAATAAGTTAAGTGGTGGTCAAAAACAACGGCTGTCCATTGCTAGGGCCGTATTGAAGAATCCTCCTATTATGATTCTAGATGAAGCCACATCTGCATTGGATACCGAAAGTGAGCGACTTGTTCAAGACGCGTTGGAAAATATGATGAAGAATAGAACATCACTGGTTATTGCGCATCGCCTTTCTACCATCCAAAATGCCGATTCCATAGTCGTGCTGAGCAAAGGAAAAATTGTGGAACAAGGAACACATGACGAACTCATGAAATCACAAAAAGGCTACAAAAAACTGGTTGAAATGCAGTCCTTCACTGTATAA
- a CDS encoding phospho-sugar mutase, whose protein sequence is MDSILTSAKSWLTDFFDPEVKKEIQHLIENDTEALKERFYKNLEFGTGGMRGVMGVGTNRINKYTLGKNTQGLSNYLKKTYAGETVKVVIAYDCRHNSDTLAKTVAEVFSANGIKVFLFSELRTTPELSFAVKYLNCHAGIVLTASHNPPEYNGYKVYWTDGGQIVPPQDGEIISEIDALSFEDIKFKANDSLIELIDKDVDEAFFDASVKNGSFGAKGKDDFKIVFTSLHGTSITAIPEVLKRAGYKNVTIIEEQAKPDGNFPTVKSPNPEEPEALEIAMKKAEEIGADMVVGTDPDSDRLGIAVRNLEGNMELLNGNQTMVMMTKFLLDKYQQNGFKGNEFVATTIVSTPMMEQMAKAYGVEFKTALTGFKWIGKMIKDFPDSNFVGGGEESFGYMVGDFVRDKDAVTSTLLACEIAADAKANGSSFYEELVDAYVKFGFYKEKLISLTKKGISGAEEIKQMLVDFKENPVASVQGSKVVWIEDYNTTIAKNVQTGEEKTIDLPKSNVLIYETEDGTRIAARPSGTEPKVKFYISTNATLEKAEDYKSVNSQLEAKLDGIQSELNL, encoded by the coding sequence ATGGATTCCATACTAACTTCTGCCAAATCATGGCTAACCGATTTTTTTGACCCAGAAGTCAAAAAAGAAATTCAACATCTTATAGAAAACGATACCGAAGCCTTAAAAGAACGGTTCTACAAAAATTTGGAATTCGGTACCGGCGGAATGAGGGGAGTTATGGGCGTCGGCACCAATAGAATCAACAAATATACATTAGGAAAGAATACACAGGGCCTAAGTAACTACCTTAAAAAAACCTATGCTGGAGAAACGGTGAAAGTCGTGATTGCTTACGATTGCAGGCATAATTCCGATACTTTGGCAAAAACGGTTGCTGAGGTTTTCTCTGCTAACGGCATCAAGGTCTTTTTATTCTCAGAACTTAGGACTACGCCAGAGCTTTCTTTTGCCGTAAAATACTTGAATTGTCATGCAGGAATTGTGTTGACTGCATCGCACAATCCACCGGAATACAATGGTTACAAAGTATATTGGACCGATGGTGGACAGATTGTACCCCCTCAGGATGGTGAAATTATTTCAGAAATCGATGCCTTGTCTTTTGAAGACATTAAATTCAAAGCGAATGACAGTCTTATCGAATTGATTGACAAAGATGTGGATGAAGCTTTTTTTGATGCTTCGGTAAAGAATGGAAGCTTTGGAGCAAAGGGAAAAGATGATTTTAAAATTGTCTTTACTTCATTGCATGGTACGTCCATAACTGCAATCCCCGAGGTTTTAAAACGTGCTGGTTACAAAAACGTAACTATTATAGAGGAACAGGCTAAACCGGATGGAAACTTCCCAACGGTAAAGTCACCGAATCCAGAAGAGCCCGAAGCTTTGGAAATAGCCATGAAAAAAGCTGAAGAAATTGGTGCCGATATGGTCGTGGGTACCGACCCGGACAGTGACCGATTGGGAATAGCCGTGCGAAATTTAGAAGGGAATATGGAATTGCTCAACGGAAACCAGACCATGGTCATGATGACCAAATTCTTGTTGGACAAATACCAACAAAATGGATTCAAGGGCAATGAATTCGTAGCCACCACCATTGTTTCGACTCCAATGATGGAACAAATGGCAAAAGCATATGGTGTAGAATTCAAAACGGCATTGACCGGATTCAAGTGGATCGGTAAAATGATCAAGGATTTTCCAGATTCAAATTTTGTTGGTGGAGGAGAAGAGAGTTTTGGCTATATGGTGGGAGATTTTGTGCGGGACAAGGATGCTGTTACCTCTACCCTACTCGCCTGTGAAATTGCAGCGGATGCAAAGGCCAATGGAAGTTCTTTTTATGAGGAATTGGTAGATGCCTACGTAAAATTTGGATTCTATAAGGAGAAGCTTATTTCCTTGACCAAAAAAGGAATCAGCGGCGCAGAGGAAATCAAGCAAATGTTGGTTGATTTCAAGGAGAATCCCGTAGCATCCGTTCAGGGTTCAAAAGTGGTTTGGATAGAGGATTACAATACCACTATTGCCAAAAATGTGCAGACCGGTGAAGAAAAAACAATCGATTTACCAAAATCGAACGTTTTAATCTATGAAACCGAAGATGGTACAAGAATAGCTGCCAGACCCAGCGGTACCGAGCCCAAGGTTAAATTCTATATCAGTACAAACGCTACATTGGAAAAGGCGGAGGATTATAAATCCGTAAATTCGCAGCTGGAAGCCAAGTTGGACGGCATCCAATCTGAATTGAATTTATAA
- a CDS encoding glycosyltransferase family 2 protein yields MQISIVIPLLNEQESLIELHDWIANVMQSNHFVYEVIFIDDGSTDDSWQIISKLSKKNDSVKGIRFLKNYGKSQALHAGFKAASGDVVITMDADLQDNPEEIPELYHLIKEEGNHIVSGWKKKRYDSVIAKNIPSKLFNWAARKTSGVKLNDFNCGLKAYQSVVVKNIEVSGEMHRYIPVLAKNAGFSKITEKVVQHQSRKYGTTKFGVDRFINGFLDLITIWFVSKFGRQPMHLFGALGVLMFIVGFGFSIYLGIDKIVINPTGRLITDRPQFFIALTAMLIGTQFFLAGFLGEIMVRSRKNDTRYNISDKINV; encoded by the coding sequence ATGCAGATTTCCATTGTAATCCCTTTACTTAACGAACAAGAATCGCTTATAGAACTCCATGATTGGATTGCAAACGTTATGCAATCCAATCATTTTGTTTATGAAGTTATTTTCATAGATGATGGGAGTACGGATGATTCTTGGCAGATAATTTCTAAACTGTCCAAGAAAAACGATAGCGTAAAGGGAATACGGTTTCTTAAGAATTATGGGAAGTCACAGGCATTGCATGCAGGGTTCAAAGCTGCTTCGGGTGATGTGGTAATCACCATGGATGCCGACCTACAGGACAATCCCGAAGAAATCCCAGAACTGTACCACTTGATAAAGGAAGAGGGCAACCATATTGTTTCTGGCTGGAAAAAGAAACGATACGATTCGGTCATTGCCAAGAATATCCCTTCAAAATTATTCAATTGGGCCGCTAGAAAAACATCTGGCGTTAAACTAAATGATTTTAATTGTGGCCTAAAGGCATATCAAAGCGTTGTTGTAAAAAATATAGAGGTGTCTGGCGAAATGCACCGTTATATTCCCGTACTTGCCAAAAATGCGGGCTTCTCAAAAATTACCGAAAAAGTGGTGCAGCACCAGTCTCGAAAATATGGGACCACCAAGTTTGGTGTGGACCGATTCATCAATGGTTTTTTGGATTTAATAACCATCTGGTTTGTTTCCAAATTTGGACGCCAACCTATGCACTTGTTCGGTGCTCTGGGCGTACTCATGTTCATTGTTGGCTTTGGATTTTCTATTTACTTGGGAATAGATAAAATAGTCATAAATCCAACTGGGCGACTCATTACCGATAGACCACAATTTTTTATAGCACTTACGGCAATGCTGATAGGAACCCAGTTCTTTTTGGCCGGTTTTTTAGGGGAAATCATGGTACGATCCAGAAAAAATGATACCCGTTACAACATCTCCGATAAAATTAATGTTTAG
- a CDS encoding DUF4199 domain-containing protein: MEENQPKTGKFALNYGILLGLVSIVFSVMLYTQNMHYEMSTPIIVVSIVLTIIVIFLGVNAFKKANSGYLKIVEALKVAVGIALVSTILSLAYQYVLINFIEPDFMDKALELAKAKTFEDNPSLTEEQWEQGAAMQKKFAWMRYPIGLIISCVLGLVIGLVTGLILKKDKASY, from the coding sequence ATGGAAGAAAATCAACCTAAAACGGGAAAGTTTGCCCTCAATTACGGAATATTATTGGGACTGGTCTCAATAGTATTCAGTGTCATGCTCTATACTCAAAACATGCATTATGAGATGAGCACTCCTATAATTGTAGTATCAATAGTTTTAACTATCATTGTCATCTTTTTAGGTGTAAATGCTTTTAAAAAAGCTAATTCGGGATATTTAAAAATTGTCGAAGCGTTAAAGGTCGCTGTGGGTATAGCATTAGTTTCCACAATACTCTCTTTAGCGTACCAGTATGTACTCATAAACTTTATAGAACCCGATTTCATGGATAAAGCCTTGGAATTGGCAAAAGCTAAAACTTTTGAAGACAATCCTTCACTCACAGAGGAACAATGGGAACAAGGAGCGGCCATGCAGAAAAAATTTGCTTGGATGCGCTACCCCATAGGATTGATCATTAGCTGTGTACTGGGCCTTGTTATCGGTCTTGTTACAGGTCTTATCCTAAAAAAGGACAAAGCCTCCTACTAA
- a CDS encoding type B 50S ribosomal protein L31, with protein MRKGIHPENYRLVAFKDMSNDDVFITKSTADAKETITVDGVEYPLVKLEISRTSHPYYTGKTKLVDTAGRIDKFKNKYKKFKKEEKSTK; from the coding sequence ATGAGAAAAGGTATACACCCAGAAAATTATAGATTGGTAGCTTTTAAGGATATGTCCAATGACGATGTCTTTATTACTAAATCTACCGCAGATGCAAAAGAAACTATCACTGTAGACGGTGTTGAATATCCTTTGGTGAAACTGGAAATATCAAGAACTTCACACCCATACTATACTGGTAAGACTAAATTGGTCGATACCGCTGGTAGAATCGATAAATTTAAGAACAAGTACAAAAAATTCAAGAAAGAAGAGAAAAGCACTAAGTAA
- a CDS encoding GlmU family protein: MNYILSDGPQRTALLPFTFTRPVAEIRIGILTIREKWERYLNTTISFKTEEYLSEKYRMVTADDNIVITASFLPNVALVEKIVSLDVNEAIFYEDKLVAYRTANPNTEVEVSQCKAIHFEDEVLTVDFTWDIFSKNGEALQADFDMITKGRKSAPISDTNRLIHPENIFLEEGAQVEHSILNATKGPIYIGKNAEIWEGCLVRGALALCDNAIVKMGAKLYGPTTIGPYGKVCGEINNSVIFGYSSKGHDGYLGNAVLGEWCNIGADSNNSNLKNNYAKVRLWNYATEKFDHTGLQFCGLMMGDHSKTAINTMFNTGTVIGVNSNIYVPGFPRNFVPSFSWGGASGFTTYAPKRAFEAAEVMMARRGVTFDATEARILEHVFELTKKWRNY; the protein is encoded by the coding sequence ATGAACTATATACTTTCAGACGGTCCGCAGCGTACAGCCTTATTACCATTTACCTTTACCCGCCCCGTTGCGGAAATCAGGATCGGAATCTTGACCATTCGCGAAAAATGGGAGAGGTACCTGAATACGACCATAAGTTTTAAGACAGAGGAATATCTATCTGAAAAGTATCGAATGGTCACTGCAGATGACAACATTGTGATTACGGCTTCTTTTTTGCCAAATGTGGCACTTGTGGAAAAGATTGTTTCCTTGGACGTGAACGAGGCTATTTTTTATGAAGATAAACTTGTGGCCTATCGTACGGCAAATCCAAATACAGAAGTAGAGGTTTCCCAATGCAAGGCCATTCATTTTGAAGACGAAGTGCTAACCGTAGATTTTACATGGGATATCTTTTCCAAAAACGGTGAAGCGCTTCAGGCCGATTTTGATATGATTACCAAAGGGCGTAAAAGTGCCCCAATTTCAGATACCAACCGCTTGATTCACCCAGAAAATATTTTCTTGGAAGAAGGTGCGCAGGTGGAGCATAGTATACTCAATGCCACCAAAGGCCCTATTTATATTGGTAAAAATGCCGAAATATGGGAGGGCTGCCTCGTACGGGGCGCTTTAGCGCTATGCGATAATGCTATTGTGAAGATGGGGGCGAAACTATACGGTCCAACTACAATAGGACCTTATGGCAAGGTATGTGGAGAAATTAACAACTCGGTAATTTTTGGGTATTCCAGTAAGGGTCATGACGGGTATCTAGGCAATGCGGTGTTAGGGGAATGGTGCAATATTGGAGCGGATTCCAACAACTCCAATCTAAAGAACAATTACGCCAAAGTGCGCCTTTGGAACTATGCCACCGAAAAATTTGACCATACGGGATTGCAATTTTGCGGACTTATGATGGGCGACCATAGTAAAACGGCCATCAATACGATGTTCAATACGGGAACGGTCATTGGGGTCAATTCCAATATTTATGTGCCTGGATTTCCAAGAAATTTTGTGCCCAGCTTCAGCTGGGGCGGTGCCTCGGGCTTTACGACCTACGCACCCAAGCGTGCTTTTGAGGCTGCAGAAGTCATGATGGCGCGTAGAGGTGTTACTTTTGATGCCACCGAAGCCCGAATTTTAGAGCATGTATTTGAGCTGACCAAAAAGTGGCGGAATTATTAG
- a CDS encoding VOC family protein, which translates to MPHNPVVYFEIPVTDMNRSVTFYSAIFNLSFERAIIDGNEMALFPFAENSLGISGALAKGDIYKPTKDGAVIYFKTDSIDETLLLVTKNGGQLLYPKTSNGDLGFVAEFQDTEGNRIALHQSLQ; encoded by the coding sequence ATGCCTCATAATCCCGTAGTTTATTTTGAAATTCCGGTAACCGATATGAACAGGTCTGTAACATTTTACAGTGCTATATTTAACTTGAGCTTTGAGAGAGCAATTATCGATGGCAATGAAATGGCGCTATTTCCTTTTGCGGAAAATAGCCTTGGGATTTCCGGAGCTTTGGCCAAAGGTGATATTTATAAACCTACCAAAGATGGAGCCGTTATATACTTTAAAACGGACAGTATTGACGAGACCCTGCTTTTGGTCACCAAAAATGGCGGGCAGCTATTATACCCCAAGACCTCAAACGGTGATCTAGGCTTTGTCGCCGAATTTCAAGATACTGAAGGAAACAGGATTGCACTGCACCAATCCTTACAATAA
- a CDS encoding ATP-dependent endonuclease, which produces MFEYKIEKIKFKNSFIFKPKNLVVLIGPNNCGKSQVLKDILKITTIEKPDSIVVDDISYSWPSKLSELLDSYNINSIIDNDGNHYIRTLNSSFSGVKNLYIGNDWEDRVEKWLEKKDEQSRKNFSNYFGNFLVNFLSTEDRLKNILQSKSGEVNKQVENLLQAVYKEGTEIEAKLRELVKDSFELDILLDYTNLVNLCFRISKSFGTVPTDPRELRKILEKERRLDEQGDGLKSFISTFLSLHVGQKPVLLLDEPEAFLHPPQALKLGEIIAEQANNKKQIFIATHSVDLLRGILNIRQDIDLIRITRKDDINSISQLNPEEVKKIANDPLLSSTRVLEGLFYKGVVVTEADSDSIFYQRLSRQLFDNDDIHYTHSHNKQTVTKVSMPYFKLKVNHAVIVDFDILRVWDELKRLLEQKNADREIIDKIRELRKGIVSEVESQSPKSILTNLKTEIKDLLDTIKLNVSIDIIESTTVEVRRKLKKIREENSPWSKYKNEGRRQLSVDNQTKFDEINSYCKAIGVFIVPVGELESWLVTKGLPKSSSKSKWIVKALERIPELSAKKTDIPWSFVSEVHNFLKN; this is translated from the coding sequence ATGTTTGAATACAAAATAGAAAAAATAAAGTTTAAGAATAGCTTCATTTTTAAACCTAAAAACTTGGTAGTTTTAATAGGGCCTAACAATTGTGGTAAAAGTCAAGTATTAAAAGATATACTTAAAATTACTACGATTGAAAAACCTGATTCCATCGTTGTTGATGATATAAGTTACAGTTGGCCATCCAAACTTAGTGAATTGCTAGACAGTTATAATATTAACTCGATAATTGATAATGATGGTAATCATTACATAAGAACTTTAAATTCCTCTTTTAGTGGTGTAAAAAACCTATATATAGGAAATGATTGGGAAGATAGAGTTGAAAAGTGGTTAGAAAAAAAAGATGAACAGTCAAGAAAGAATTTCTCAAACTATTTTGGTAATTTCTTAGTTAACTTTTTAAGTACTGAAGATAGATTGAAAAATATCTTACAATCAAAAAGTGGAGAAGTAAATAAACAGGTTGAAAACCTTTTGCAAGCTGTATACAAAGAAGGCACAGAGATTGAGGCAAAGTTAAGAGAATTGGTTAAGGATTCATTTGAATTAGATATTTTGCTCGATTACACAAACCTTGTTAATCTTTGTTTTCGAATTTCAAAATCTTTTGGAACCGTCCCTACTGATCCTAGAGAATTAAGGAAAATACTTGAGAAAGAAAGAAGATTAGATGAGCAAGGTGATGGCTTAAAAAGTTTTATTTCAACTTTTCTATCACTTCATGTTGGACAAAAGCCAGTTTTATTATTAGATGAACCTGAAGCTTTTTTGCATCCTCCTCAAGCTCTAAAACTTGGAGAAATTATTGCAGAGCAGGCAAATAATAAAAAACAAATATTTATAGCAACACATAGTGTTGATTTGTTAAGAGGTATTTTGAACATCAGACAAGATATTGACCTTATTAGAATTACAAGAAAAGATGATATCAATAGCATAAGCCAGCTAAATCCTGAGGAAGTAAAGAAAATTGCTAACGATCCTTTATTAAGTTCAACAAGAGTTTTAGAAGGTTTGTTTTACAAAGGAGTTGTAGTGACAGAAGCAGATAGCGATTCAATTTTTTATCAAAGATTATCTAGGCAACTATTCGACAATGATGACATTCATTATACTCACTCTCATAACAAACAAACTGTTACTAAAGTCTCTATGCCATATTTTAAGTTAAAAGTTAATCATGCGGTCATTGTTGATTTTGATATACTTAGAGTATGGGATGAACTTAAACGACTATTAGAGCAAAAAAATGCAGACAGAGAAATAATTGACAAGATTAGGGAATTAAGAAAAGGTATTGTATCCGAGGTCGAATCTCAATCTCCAAAATCTATATTGACAAATTTAAAAACTGAGATTAAGGATTTACTTGATACAATAAAACTTAATGTAAGTATTGACATCATAGAATCAACAACAGTAGAAGTAAGAAGAAAATTAAAAAAGATAAGAGAAGAAAATTCACCATGGTCAAAATATAAAAATGAAGGTCGAAGACAATTGTCTGTCGATAATCAGACTAAATTTGATGAAATAAACAGTTATTGTAAAGCCATTGGGGTATTTATTGTTCCTGTAGGAGAATTAGAATCTTGGCTAGTTACAAAAGGATTGCCAAAATCGTCAAGTAAATCAAAATGGATAGTTAAAGCATTGGAGAGAATACCTGAGTTATCGGCAAAGAAAACAGATATACCATGGAGTTTTGTTTCTGAGGTTCATAATTTCTTAAAGAATTAA
- the mtaB gene encoding tRNA (N(6)-L-threonylcarbamoyladenosine(37)-C(2))-methylthiotransferase MtaB produces the protein MNKKVAFYTLGCKLNFSETSTIARSFEDEGFDRVDFSQEADIYVINTCSVTENADKRFKTIVKQAQKSNPAAFVAAVGCYAQLKPEELAAVDGVDLVLGATEKFKITDYLNDLAKNDKGEVHSCEIEDADFYVGSYAIGDRTRAFLKVQDGCDYKCTYCTIPLARGISRSDTLDNVLKNASEIASKGIKEIVLTGVNIGDYGKGEFGNKKHEHTFLDLVKALEVVDGIHRLRISSIEPNLLKNETIDFVSQSNSFVPHFHIPLQSGSDDILKLMRRRYLSNLYVDRVNRIKQTMPHACIGVDVIVGFPGETDEHFLETYHFLNELDISYLHVFTYSERDNTVAAGMDDVVPKNVRSKRSKMLRGLSAKKRRAFYESQLGSTRTVLFEGENKSGYIHGFTENYVKVKAPWNPELVNTLHTVELTKIDEDGLVRFEFVQNEVLA, from the coding sequence ATGAACAAAAAAGTTGCTTTTTACACTTTGGGATGCAAGCTGAACTTTTCCGAAACTTCTACCATTGCCAGAAGTTTTGAGGATGAGGGTTTTGATCGTGTGGACTTTTCCCAAGAAGCGGATATTTATGTAATCAATACCTGTTCCGTTACCGAGAATGCAGATAAACGCTTTAAGACTATCGTAAAACAAGCGCAAAAGAGCAATCCAGCTGCTTTTGTAGCTGCCGTTGGGTGCTATGCCCAGCTAAAACCCGAAGAATTGGCAGCAGTTGATGGTGTGGACTTGGTCTTGGGTGCCACCGAAAAATTCAAGATAACCGATTACCTGAACGATCTTGCCAAAAACGATAAGGGAGAAGTACATTCCTGTGAGATAGAAGACGCCGATTTTTATGTGGGCAGTTACGCCATTGGCGATAGGACCCGGGCATTCCTAAAAGTACAGGACGGCTGCGATTACAAGTGTACGTACTGTACCATTCCATTGGCACGTGGAATTTCCAGAAGTGATACTTTAGATAATGTGTTGAAAAATGCTTCAGAAATTGCTTCCAAAGGCATTAAGGAAATCGTACTTACCGGGGTCAATATTGGAGACTACGGTAAAGGCGAATTCGGGAATAAAAAGCACGAACATACGTTTCTGGATTTGGTGAAAGCTTTGGAGGTAGTGGACGGCATACACCGCCTTCGTATTTCATCCATAGAGCCAAACTTGCTTAAAAATGAAACTATAGATTTTGTGTCCCAGAGCAATAGCTTTGTCCCGCATTTTCATATTCCCTTGCAAAGCGGTAGCGATGACATTTTAAAACTGATGCGTCGCAGGTACCTGTCCAATCTATATGTCGACCGGGTTAACCGAATCAAACAAACGATGCCACATGCCTGTATTGGGGTGGATGTTATTGTTGGTTTCCCAGGAGAGACCGATGAACATTTCTTGGAAACGTACCATTTTCTCAATGAGCTGGATATTTCGTACTTGCATGTATTCACGTATTCCGAACGCGATAATACCGTAGCGGCAGGTATGGACGACGTGGTGCCCAAAAATGTAAGGAGCAAGCGCAGTAAAATGTTGCGCGGACTATCTGCAAAAAAACGAAGGGCATTTTACGAAAGTCAGTTGGGAAGTACCCGTACCGTGTTGTTCGAGGGAGAGAACAAATCGGGTTACATTCACGGGTTTACCGAAAATTACGTCAAGGTAAAGGCGCCTTGGAATCCAGAATTGGTGAACACGTTGCATACTGTGGAACTTACCAAAATCGATGAGGACGGTTTGGTCCGCTTTGAGTTCGTCCAGAACGAAGTATTGGCATAA